One genomic segment of uncultured Methanobrevibacter sp. includes these proteins:
- the rpiA gene encoding ribose-5-phosphate isomerase RpiA encodes MKNTSSNSSSKKNAGYKAAEYVEDGMVLGLGTGSTTHFFIEKVGMRIKEEGIKVMGIPTSFQSLLIAKEWNIPITTLEEHDIDLSVDGADEVDSEFNLIKGGGAAHTKEKIVDYAADKFIVIVDESKVVDELGTFPVPVEVLPDASRMVMKTLEDMGATCEIRMAQRKDGPVITDNGNFVIDAKFDEIESPAHLEIDLNSIPGVVENGIFSQMVDKVIVGTDDGTKEL; translated from the coding sequence ATGAAAAATACCAGTAGTAATAGTTCCAGTAAGAAAAATGCAGGGTATAAGGCTGCAGAATATGTTGAAGATGGAATGGTTTTAGGTCTCGGTACCGGTTCAACCACACATTTTTTCATTGAAAAAGTCGGAATGCGTATTAAAGAGGAAGGCATAAAAGTAATGGGAATTCCAACATCTTTCCAGTCATTGTTAATCGCTAAGGAATGGAACATTCCAATTACCACTCTTGAAGAGCATGACATCGACCTTTCAGTTGACGGTGCAGACGAGGTTGACAGTGAATTCAACCTGATTAAAGGTGGAGGGGCAGCACATACCAAGGAAAAAATCGTTGATTATGCTGCAGATAAATTCATAGTCATTGTGGATGAGTCCAAAGTCGTTGATGAACTCGGAACATTCCCTGTGCCTGTAGAAGTATTGCCTGATGCGTCCCGTATGGTAATGAAGACTCTCGAGGATATGGGTGCCACTTGTGAGATAAGGATGGCTCAAAGAAAGGATGGTCCCGTAATCACCGATAACGGAAATTTCGTCATTGATGCCAAGTTTGATGAGATTGAATCACCTGCCCATTTGGAAATTGATTTGAATTCAATTCCAGGGGTTGTTGAAAACGGAATATTCTCACAGATGGTTGATAAGGTAATCGTTGGAACTGATGACGGCACAAAAGAGTTATAG
- the proS gene encoding proline--tRNA ligase, producing MVENFDEWFHDILEQADITDSRYPIKGMAVWRPYGFQIRKHSMNIIKKLLDKDHDEVLFPMLVPESELAKEGIHVKGFEDEVYWVTKGGQRDLNEHLALRPTSETAIYPMYSLWIRTHIDLPIKMYQIVNTFRYETKHTRPLIRVREITTFKEAHTAHATKEESDEQVEDFLKIYKEFFDDLGIAYLISKRPEWDKFPGADYTMAFDVIMPNGKTLQIGTIHNLGQTFAKTFDITFEDKDGEHKLVYQTCAGVSDRVIASVIGMHGDDKGLRLPPKVSPNQVTIIPILFKKGKEEVLAKCAEIKEQLEAKGLRVNLDDRDIRPGKKFNDWELKGTPIKLELGPRDLENNITVAMQRDIEEKIELALDDNLADNVIDLLEQSSESLSKQSWDFQAEHVKFANTLEEIPELVESGNVVRFYWCGEEEVGHEIEEKTGYDVLGIQEEVSEGKCIASGKDAKYIALIAKTY from the coding sequence ATGGTGGAAAATTTTGATGAATGGTTTCATGATATTTTAGAACAAGCAGATATAACAGATTCAAGATATCCTATTAAAGGAATGGCAGTTTGGAGACCATACGGTTTTCAGATAAGAAAACATTCCATGAACATTATAAAAAAATTATTGGACAAGGACCATGATGAAGTGCTGTTCCCAATGCTTGTTCCTGAAAGTGAACTTGCAAAAGAGGGAATACATGTTAAGGGATTTGAAGACGAGGTATACTGGGTAACCAAAGGAGGCCAAAGGGACTTGAACGAACACCTTGCACTCAGACCTACCAGTGAAACAGCAATCTATCCTATGTACTCATTATGGATTAGAACCCACATTGACTTGCCAATCAAAATGTATCAAATCGTCAACACTTTCAGATACGAAACAAAACACACCAGACCATTAATAAGGGTCCGTGAAATCACAACATTCAAGGAAGCGCATACAGCTCATGCTACAAAAGAGGAATCAGACGAACAAGTTGAAGACTTCCTTAAAATTTACAAGGAATTCTTTGATGATTTGGGCATTGCATATCTGATTTCCAAAAGACCTGAATGGGACAAGTTCCCAGGTGCAGACTACACCATGGCTTTTGATGTAATCATGCCAAACGGTAAAACACTTCAGATTGGTACAATCCACAATCTAGGTCAAACCTTTGCAAAAACATTTGACATAACCTTTGAGGACAAGGACGGAGAGCACAAACTTGTCTATCAAACCTGTGCAGGAGTATCCGACAGGGTAATCGCATCAGTCATCGGAATGCACGGGGACGATAAAGGATTGCGCCTGCCACCTAAAGTATCACCAAATCAAGTGACAATCATTCCTATATTGTTTAAAAAAGGAAAAGAGGAAGTTCTTGCAAAATGCGCTGAAATCAAGGAGCAACTTGAAGCAAAAGGTCTGAGAGTAAATCTCGATGACCGTGACATCAGACCTGGTAAAAAATTCAATGACTGGGAACTTAAAGGAACACCAATCAAACTTGAATTGGGTCCAAGGGATTTGGAAAACAACATCACAGTTGCCATGCAAAGGGACATTGAAGAGAAAATAGAACTTGCATTGGATGACAATCTCGCTGACAACGTTATTGATTTATTAGAACAATCATCCGAAAGCCTTTCCAAACAATCATGGGACTTCCAGGCGGAACATGTTAAATTCGCAAACACCCTTGAAGAAATTCCTGAACTTGTAGAATCAGGAAATGTAGTCAGATTCTACTGGTGCGGTGAAGAGGAAGTCGGCCATGAAATCGAGGAAAAAACAGGATATGACGTATTGGGTATTCAGGAGGAAGTCTCTGAAGGCAAATGTATAGCCAGCGGAAAGGATGCCAAATACATTGCACTGATAGCTAAAACTTACTAG
- a CDS encoding UPF0179 family protein, producing the protein MITLIGKDLAKEGQEFVFLGPADECENCRFKSSCIGNLEPNRKYVVKEVKENEQNCPIHSQGKVIPVSVDLAPIDLLTTSKNIFEGSTFTYNAPDCDEKCDFHDLCFPDGLIENDKCIVLDNLGKHEGKCKKGYKLNKLTLGFVI; encoded by the coding sequence ATGATTACATTAATAGGAAAAGATTTAGCGAAAGAAGGTCAGGAATTTGTATTTCTGGGTCCTGCTGATGAGTGTGAAAACTGTAGATTCAAATCATCCTGTATTGGAAACTTGGAGCCTAACCGCAAATATGTCGTTAAGGAAGTTAAGGAAAACGAACAGAACTGCCCAATACACTCTCAGGGTAAAGTAATACCTGTAAGTGTGGATTTGGCACCAATCGATTTGCTTACAACCTCTAAAAATATTTTCGAAGGATCAACATTTACATATAATGCTCCAGATTGTGATGAAAAATGTGATTTTCACGATTTGTGTTTCCCTGATGGATTGATCGAAAACGACAAGTGCATCGTTTTGGACAATCTGGGAAAACATGAGGGTAAATGTAAAAAAGGATATAAACTCAATAAGCTTACTTTAGGATTTGTGATTTAA
- a CDS encoding secondary thiamine-phosphate synthase enzyme YjbQ, protein MIIQKSLKLNTSKNFEIIDITSAINDLIDIDNGIISIFSRHSTTAIVVNENESGLLSDFEFMLENLVQDKFTYEHDRIDNNARSHLKSFLLSSSECLPIRNSRLDLGTWQSVFFVELDGPRSNRTLSLTIIGE, encoded by the coding sequence ATGATAATTCAAAAATCTTTAAAATTAAACACTTCTAAAAACTTTGAAATAATCGACATTACCTCCGCAATCAACGATCTAATAGATATAGACAACGGAATCATATCAATTTTTTCAAGGCATTCCACAACTGCCATTGTCGTAAATGAAAATGAAAGTGGCCTTTTAAGCGATTTTGAGTTCATGCTGGAGAATCTGGTGCAGGATAAGTTCACCTATGAGCATGACAGGATTGACAATAACGCACGTTCTCATCTGAAATCATTTCTTTTGTCATCAAGTGAGTGTCTGCCTATTAGAAATTCCAGACTTGATTTGGGCACCTGGCAGTCAGTGTTTTTCGTTGAACTTGACGGACCCAGAAGCAATCGAACATTAAGTTTAACTATTATAGGAGAGTAA
- the pheT gene encoding phenylalanine--tRNA ligase subunit beta has protein sequence MPVITFKYEDLKDLGIDMEKDELIDTLPMMSSDIEDFDDEEIKVEFFPNRPDNLSVEGVARSFKGFIGQETGLPDYKVVPSNEEVIVEAEVAEIRPYIAFAKIDNVDFTGDKLKYIMDFQENLHWVIGRDRKKVAIGIHNADVVNAPFKYIATPKDANAFVPLEKDSEMTPDEILTEHDKGKDYAHLIENFDKYPLILDKDDQVLSMPPIINGELTKIKEDTHNIIVDVTGTDERAVNQALNIICSSFAEVGGQIKSMEVKYEDKTIISPDLTPQEMNVHVDTANELIGGTELTAEDIKGLLEKARFDAEILNDNEVKAIIPAYRVDILHEVDIVENIAVQYHINAIEAELPNINTVAYENNWFSAESTIREVMIGMGFQEVMSLMLTSEDAHYTKMNQEEKPHVQVAKPITIDRTMIRTSLINSLMEFLEDNKHEDLPQKIFEIGDVLYLDETKENKTVSSKKLAGLICHSTANFTEIKSVVTSILSNLGYSMEISDSENMTFIEGRAADVAGEALNGRIEGFFGEVSPEVISNFTLEYPVIAFEIEFINK, from the coding sequence ATGCCAGTTATAACATTCAAATACGAAGATTTAAAAGATTTAGGAATAGATATGGAAAAAGATGAACTGATAGACACTTTACCTATGATGTCAAGTGATATCGAGGATTTCGACGATGAGGAAATCAAGGTCGAATTCTTCCCAAACCGTCCGGACAACCTGTCCGTTGAAGGTGTGGCTAGATCTTTTAAAGGTTTTATCGGTCAGGAAACAGGACTTCCAGACTATAAGGTAGTGCCTTCCAATGAGGAAGTGATTGTTGAAGCGGAAGTTGCCGAAATCAGACCATATATTGCATTTGCAAAAATTGATAATGTTGACTTCACTGGCGATAAATTAAAATACATTATGGATTTCCAGGAAAACCTCCATTGGGTTATCGGAAGAGACAGGAAAAAGGTTGCAATCGGTATCCACAATGCAGATGTTGTTAACGCTCCATTCAAATACATTGCAACTCCAAAAGACGCAAATGCATTTGTTCCATTAGAAAAGGACAGCGAAATGACTCCTGATGAAATCCTAACCGAACATGACAAAGGTAAGGATTACGCTCATTTAATTGAAAACTTTGACAAGTATCCATTAATTCTGGACAAGGACGATCAGGTATTGTCCATGCCACCAATCATCAACGGTGAACTTACCAAAATCAAGGAAGACACCCATAACATCATTGTTGATGTAACCGGTACTGATGAAAGAGCAGTCAACCAGGCTTTAAACATCATCTGTTCATCATTTGCTGAAGTTGGAGGTCAGATAAAAAGTATGGAAGTCAAATATGAAGACAAGACAATCATAAGTCCAGATTTGACCCCTCAAGAGATGAACGTTCATGTTGATACAGCCAATGAATTGATTGGCGGAACCGAATTGACTGCAGAAGACATAAAAGGACTGCTTGAAAAGGCACGTTTCGATGCTGAAATCTTAAACGACAATGAGGTAAAGGCAATCATACCTGCCTACAGGGTAGACATTCTTCATGAAGTCGATATCGTCGAAAACATTGCGGTTCAGTACCACATCAATGCAATTGAAGCTGAACTTCCAAACATCAATACAGTAGCCTATGAAAACAACTGGTTTAGTGCAGAATCAACAATCCGTGAAGTAATGATTGGTATGGGATTCCAGGAAGTAATGAGTCTGATGCTTACCAGTGAGGATGCACACTACACCAAAATGAATCAGGAAGAAAAGCCTCACGTGCAGGTTGCAAAACCAATCACTATCGACAGAACAATGATTAGAACAAGTCTGATCAATAGCCTTATGGAATTTTTAGAGGACAACAAGCATGAGGACTTGCCTCAAAAGATATTTGAAATCGGAGATGTCTTATATCTTGATGAAACAAAAGAAAACAAGACCGTTTCATCCAAAAAATTAGCAGGTTTAATTTGTCACTCAACTGCAAACTTTACTGAAATCAAGTCTGTCGTTACAAGCATATTGTCCAATCTTGGATACAGTATGGAAATCAGTGACAGTGAAAACATGACATTCATTGAAGGAAGAGCTGCCGACGTTGCAGGTGAAGCCTTAAACGGTAGGATTGAAGGTTTCTTTGGTGAGGTATCCCCTGAAGTTATCAGCAATTTCACATTGGAATATCCGGTAATTGCTTTTGAAATTGAATTTATCAACAAATAG
- a CDS encoding transcriptional regulator — MVDDDVLKVYGYILSSSYRSKSVKSLSKSDKIPTELAHDIGIRSNHISKVLHELKDCGVAECINEEKRKNRIYKLTPKGESIAKLIE, encoded by the coding sequence ATGGTAGATGATGATGTATTAAAGGTATATGGCTATATATTGAGCTCTTCTTATAGGAGCAAATCTGTAAAATCTCTCAGCAAATCCGATAAAATTCCAACGGAATTGGCTCATGATATTGGAATAAGATCCAATCATATATCTAAGGTTTTGCATGAACTGAAGGATTGTGGTGTTGCCGAGTGCATCAATGAGGAAAAACGCAAAAACAGAATATACAAGCTGACACCTAAGGGTGAAAGTATAGCTAAACTCATTGAATAA
- a CDS encoding NAD(P)-dependent glycerol-1-phosphate dehydrogenase — translation MSNRKIQMPREVYIDPGIIKDTAEICKNLRLDKKILIVTGKHTYDVGAMPVMESLERADIEFDVTTVDRATYESISEVEELITPDTTVLGIGGGKVIDVAKLSSHNQGVYFVSMPTTASHDGIVSPLASIKNPNTSTSAKAQSPIAVIADTEIIAQSPFRLLSAGCADLIANFTAIKDWELAHRLKHEPISESAAALSIMSAHLITDNVANIKPNLEASARIVMKSLFSGGMAISIAGSSRPASGSEHLFSHALDKILDKPALHGEQCGIGTILMMYLHGGDWKAIKRALEAVQAPTTAKEVGISDEDIIEALVMAHKIRPERYTILGDNGISKEAAYELAQKTGVIE, via the coding sequence ATGAGCAATAGGAAAATACAAATGCCTCGTGAAGTTTACATCGATCCGGGTATTATAAAGGATACCGCTGAGATTTGTAAGAATCTACGTTTGGATAAAAAGATTTTAATTGTTACAGGCAAGCATACCTATGATGTAGGGGCCATGCCTGTGATGGAAAGCCTTGAAAGGGCAGATATTGAATTTGATGTTACAACAGTGGACAGGGCAACCTATGAATCAATATCTGAAGTCGAAGAACTAATCACACCCGACACCACCGTTTTGGGAATTGGTGGCGGAAAGGTCATTGATGTGGCCAAGCTGTCTTCACACAATCAGGGCGTTTACTTCGTATCCATGCCTACAACCGCTTCACATGATGGAATTGTATCTCCTTTAGCTTCAATAAAAAATCCTAATACTTCAACTTCCGCCAAAGCTCAGTCTCCAATAGCGGTAATAGCAGATACCGAAATCATTGCACAGTCTCCTTTCAGACTGTTGTCTGCAGGATGTGCGGATTTGATTGCAAACTTTACTGCAATTAAGGATTGGGAATTGGCCCACAGGCTAAAGCATGAGCCGATAAGTGAATCCGCAGCCGCATTGTCAATAATGTCAGCTCATCTGATTACCGATAATGTTGCAAACATCAAGCCGAACCTGGAGGCCAGCGCAAGAATTGTCATGAAATCCCTTTTCAGCGGTGGAATGGCAATAAGCATCGCAGGTTCATCAAGGCCTGCAAGCGGATCCGAACATCTCTTTTCACATGCATTGGATAAGATTTTGGATAAGCCTGCCCTGCATGGTGAGCAATGTGGTATTGGTACCATACTGATGATGTACCTTCATGGCGGTGATTGGAAGGCAATAAAAAGGGCACTTGAAGCTGTACAGGCTCCAACTACTGCCAAAGAAGTTGGAATTAGTGATGAGGATATTATTGAGGCATTGGTGATGGCTCATAAAATCAGGCCTGAAAGATACACAATACTTGGAGACAATGGAATTTCAAAAGAAGCAGCATATGAATTGGCTCAAAAAACAGGGGTGATTGAATGA
- the cofC gene encoding 2-phospho-L-lactate guanylyltransferase, whose product MDNIYAIIPVTQFKNAKTRLSPFLSPDEREKLLKVMLQDVTDALKKHVDKIFIISRDEDVLDYAKKLNVDTILENENSNLNKALTQAMKYCKGKTRKIMIVPSDIPLIGKTNIKILIDASKNLDFIIVPAKGGGTNMIIMKPMAIHTRYEGFSYKEHVQAAERKKLNPQVHDSFFMALDVNTAEDLGEIMIHGEKTHTRKYLKELKVQFEPSREITRINVTRG is encoded by the coding sequence ATGGATAACATTTATGCAATAATACCAGTAACACAGTTCAAAAATGCTAAAACTCGATTATCCCCATTCTTATCACCCGATGAAAGGGAAAAACTATTAAAGGTAATGCTTCAGGACGTAACTGATGCCCTGAAAAAACATGTTGACAAAATTTTCATAATCAGCAGGGATGAGGACGTGCTGGATTACGCCAAAAAGCTTAATGTGGACACAATCCTTGAAAATGAAAATTCAAACCTGAACAAGGCATTGACACAGGCAATGAAATACTGCAAGGGAAAGACCAGAAAAATAATGATTGTCCCGTCAGACATCCCGCTAATCGGCAAGACAAATATAAAAATACTGATTGACGCTTCAAAAAATCTGGATTTCATCATTGTTCCGGCCAAAGGGGGAGGAACAAACATGATAATCATGAAGCCTATGGCAATCCATACAAGATATGAAGGTTTCAGCTATAAGGAACATGTGCAGGCCGCCGAAAGGAAAAAATTAAACCCTCAGGTGCATGATTCATTCTTTATGGCATTGGATGTCAATACCGCTGAAGATCTGGGAGAAATCATGATTCATGGTGAAAAAACACACACCAGAAAATACCTTAAAGAGCTTAAGGTGCAGTTTGAACCCTCAAGAGAAATCACAAGAATAAACGTTACAAGAGGATAA
- a CDS encoding putative zinc-binding protein codes for MSEKTVLCACSGMNPRGEVSRASVYDLSVENDDIEYCCVVASGGNFKKFIDLARQNTVIAVNGCDNCCPETILKTKDASVEYNLNVFELLKKHDMQAENTVRLNENDEKCVEIVKNEILKIKKEI; via the coding sequence ATGAGTGAAAAAACAGTTTTATGCGCATGCAGCGGAATGAACCCACGAGGTGAGGTTTCACGTGCAAGCGTCTACGATTTAAGTGTTGAAAACGATGACATTGAATACTGCTGTGTTGTTGCAAGTGGCGGAAACTTCAAGAAATTCATAGATTTGGCCCGTCAAAACACAGTTATTGCAGTCAACGGTTGTGACAACTGCTGTCCCGAAACAATACTGAAAACAAAGGATGCAAGTGTAGAATACAACTTAAATGTTTTCGAATTATTAAAAAAGCATGATATGCAAGCCGAAAATACTGTAAGACTAAATGAAAACGATGAAAAATGCGTTGAAATTGTTAAAAATGAAATATTAAAAATAAAAAAAGAAATTTAA
- the thiD gene encoding bifunctional hydroxymethylpyrimidine kinase/phosphomethylpyrimidine kinase has protein sequence MIVMSIAGVDPSAGAGVFADLKTFQAIGVYGTGIVTALTAQNPYKFFSTEPVHSDYISEQIDAVLDSYDVEFIKTGMLYSPEIIRLVSKKIKEYNLKAVVDPVMVATSGGNLTKEDIADAFNRYLLPKSILTTPNVSEAEKLSGIKIENKEDAAKASEMIKCDSLITGGHLDGWNTININGKTTFKKQELIETDNLHGTGCNLSAAIVAYLSKENDLHTSIQKALDYVYEGIKNGNHGTLIAKL, from the coding sequence ATGATTGTGATGAGCATCGCAGGGGTTGACCCGTCTGCAGGAGCAGGGGTTTTTGCAGATTTGAAAACATTCCAGGCAATAGGAGTTTACGGTACGGGCATTGTAACTGCCCTTACTGCACAGAATCCCTATAAATTCTTTTCAACAGAACCTGTGCATTCGGATTACATTTCAGAACAGATTGATGCCGTTCTCGATTCATATGATGTTGAATTCATAAAAACAGGAATGCTCTACTCACCTGAAATAATCAGGTTAGTGTCAAAAAAGATCAAGGAATACAACCTGAAGGCAGTTGTTGATCCTGTTATGGTTGCAACATCCGGAGGAAACCTGACAAAAGAGGACATTGCCGACGCATTCAACAGATATCTTCTTCCAAAATCCATCCTTACCACACCCAACGTTTCTGAAGCAGAAAAGCTAAGCGGAATAAAAATTGAAAATAAGGAGGATGCAGCAAAGGCATCCGAAATGATTAAATGTGACAGCCTGATTACCGGAGGACATCTAGACGGATGGAACACCATCAACATCAACGGCAAAACCACCTTTAAAAAGCAGGAACTTATTGAAACCGATAACCTCCATGGTACCGGCTGCAATCTCTCAGCTGCAATCGTCGCCTACCTTTCAAAAGAAAATGATTTGCACACATCCATTCAAAAGGCACTTGACTATGTCTATGAAGGAATAAAAAACGGAAATCATGGAACATTAATAGCCAAATTATAG
- a CDS encoding ABC transporter permease translates to MLKNYNNKFIPLILPICLIIFWYLITEGLGLVNPYILPGPITVVESAWTLILNGKLLTNTLDTLYKVFGGLILASVVAIPLGILLGWYKTLEDIATLVISILRPIPPVAWIPFSILWFGIGMFPAVFIIFMGCVFPILVYTIDGVKRTDKVLIESAQTLGASDWNVLRRVILPSTVPYIVSGLKVGIGIALMCTISAEMVGSSSGLGYMILTATSLFDPGTTVVGMLDIGIIGIVFDYVFTKAQDRIFW, encoded by the coding sequence ATGTTAAAAAATTATAATAATAAGTTTATTCCATTAATTTTACCAATATGTTTAATCATTTTTTGGTATTTAATAACTGAAGGATTAGGCCTTGTCAATCCATATATTCTACCTGGTCCAATAACTGTTGTTGAATCAGCATGGACCCTAATATTAAATGGAAAGCTTCTCACAAATACCTTGGATACTTTATACAAAGTGTTTGGAGGTTTAATATTGGCATCTGTTGTAGCTATTCCGCTGGGTATACTGCTTGGTTGGTATAAGACTTTAGAGGATATTGCTACTTTGGTTATCAGTATTTTGAGACCGATTCCTCCTGTTGCATGGATTCCATTTTCAATTTTATGGTTTGGTATAGGAATGTTTCCTGCGGTATTCATTATTTTCATGGGTTGTGTATTCCCGATATTGGTTTATACAATTGATGGAGTTAAAAGAACAGATAAGGTTTTAATTGAATCTGCTCAGACACTGGGAGCAAGTGATTGGAATGTTTTAAGAAGGGTAATATTGCCTTCAACAGTTCCATACATCGTTTCAGGTTTGAAGGTTGGAATAGGTATTGCATTGATGTGTACAATTTCAGCTGAGATGGTTGGTTCAAGCAGTGGTTTGGGTTATATGATTTTAACAGCTACAAGTTTATTTGATCCAGGTACAACTGTAGTCGGTATGTTAGATATTGGTATAATTGGTATTGTATTTGATTATGTGTTTACCAAAGCACAAGATAGGATATTCTGGTAG
- a CDS encoding ABC transporter ATP-binding protein: MSIEVKNINKSFKSKKTNQLSVLENINLTIDDGELVCLLGPSGCGKTTLLRLIAGLDQPTSGEIVANGEVVEKPSGDRAVIFQQYSLFPWLTVLQNVTFGLEMTKKGSKEENIAAAERYLTSVGLIDFKDSYPHELSGGMKQRVAIIRSLLNHSPILLMDEPFSALDMQNRHKLQEQLIGVWKRFENTIVFVTHDVDEAVFLADKIVILDRNPGRIANIIEVDIERPRKRDSPEFIALQESIVENLDMGD, encoded by the coding sequence GTGTCAATTGAGGTAAAAAATATTAACAAATCATTCAAAAGTAAAAAAACCAATCAATTATCTGTTTTGGAAAATATTAATTTAACCATTGATGACGGCGAATTGGTCTGTCTTTTAGGTCCTTCCGGATGCGGTAAAACAACTCTTTTGAGACTTATTGCTGGTCTTGACCAGCCTACTTCCGGTGAGATCGTTGCAAATGGGGAAGTTGTTGAAAAGCCGTCCGGTGACAGGGCAGTTATTTTTCAGCAGTATTCACTATTCCCATGGCTTACTGTATTGCAGAATGTTACCTTCGGTTTGGAGATGACAAAGAAGGGTTCCAAGGAAGAAAACATTGCTGCCGCTGAAAGATATTTGACAAGTGTCGGTTTAATTGACTTTAAGGATAGCTATCCGCATGAACTTTCAGGTGGTATGAAGCAGAGGGTTGCAATTATTAGATCTTTGCTTAATCATTCACCAATCTTGCTCATGGATGAACCGTTTTCTGCATTGGATATGCAAAATAGACATAAGCTTCAGGAACAGCTTATAGGGGTTTGGAAAAGATTTGAAAACACAATCGTTTTTGTAACTCACGATGTCGATGAGGCGGTATTTCTTGCGGATAAGATTGTTATTCTTGACAGGAACCCTGGAAGAATAGCAAATATAATTGAAGTGGATATTGAAAGGCCAAGAAAAAGAGACTCTCCGGAGTTTATTGCCCTTCAGGAATCCATTGTTGAGAATTTGGATATGGGAGATTAG